One segment of Clarias gariepinus isolate MV-2021 ecotype Netherlands chromosome 6, CGAR_prim_01v2, whole genome shotgun sequence DNA contains the following:
- the nhej1 gene encoding non-homologous end-joining factor 1: protein MQTTVYAEGALLAVPWVPVNVGGSKLLAKAWFGDTEYQLMLSDLNGVWEEVMGINNIERRAQVLNKRLRAPVHTFFAHLRSVAMPCLSGQSYEQSIAVRFLLKHQEGHLIVRLKSELGDVPFYWEFHCTPASIAVVSRELVCPLLSMTQVLQRHVGELTALLLKKDAEIQDYKENGAILSRGRLQTEPFKEEQYRKNFSQRLPNMLQDSLDFHSDLQELYVSICAAKNARKRKHSSEYSFASVDSFDPDQDQTSYVATGMKPVSPGCNQNYASHQVEDTQCADSNETVRHLPAAAVPPVFIPADRSVIHSKKKKAVGLFQ, encoded by the exons ATGCAGACTACCGTCTATGCTGAAGGAGCTTTGTTGGCTGTGCCATGGGTGCCTGTGAATGTCGGAGGTTCCAAATTGTTGGCCAAAGCCTGGTTTGGTGACACAGAATATCAGTTGATGCTGAGTGACCTAAACGGCGTTTGGGAGGAAGTGATGGGCATAAACAACATTGAGAGACGTGCACAG GTTCTAAATAAGCGTCTAAGGGCTCCAGTGCACACATTTTTTGCTCATCTGCGCTCGGTGGCCATGCCATGTCTGTCAGGTCAGTCATATGAACAGAGCATTGCGGTGCGTTTTCTTCTCAAGCATCAGGAGGGCCACCTAATTGTCAGACTCAAGAGTGAGCTGGGGGATGTACCGTTCTATTGGGAATTCCACTGCACTCCTGCCTCGATAGCGGTG GTCTCCAGAGAGCTAGTGTGTCCCTTGTTGTCTATGACCCAAGTGCTACAGAGGCATGTTGGAGAACTAACTGCTTTGTTGCTCAAGAAAGATGCTGAGATACAAGATTACAAAGAGAATGGAGCCATACTTAGCAGAG GTAGGCTTCAAACTGAGCCATTTAAGGAGGAGCAATACAGAAAGAACTTCAGTCAG AGACTACCTAACATGCTACAGGACAGTCTGGACTTTCACTCTGATCTTCAGGAGCTGTATGTATCCATATGTGCTGCGAAAAATGCCCGAAAGCGCAAGCATTCTAGTGAATACAGCTTTGCTTCAGTAGACAGCTTTGACCCTGACCAGGACCAGACTAGCTATGTGGCAACAG GTATGAAGCCAGTCTCTCCTGGTTGTAACCAAAATTATGCAAGCCATCAAGTAGAAGATACACAGTGTGCTGACTCCAATGAG aCTGTGAGACACTTACCTGCTGCTGCAGTTCCTCCTGTATTTATACCTGCAGACAGATCAGTTATTCACTCCAAGAAGAAGAAAGCAGTTGGGCTCTTCCAATAA